The following are encoded in a window of uncultured Pseudomonas sp. genomic DNA:
- a CDS encoding DUF748 domain-containing protein, producing MLKGIKRAASAIAIAVALYSLLGFLILPGIGVRIANQQLTQYAEVPASLQRVQFNPFSLELSLWGLQIGEAEQQQIAFERLYANLQIDSLWTRVLHLADIELDKPHSEILFGKDGRLNLTQLFKLPSSPQAKSEESPSEPFALRITRIKLSGGNLHFQDLRPSEPIEFIYDDLNVELLNLSTLPDDKADLSLFATGPKGGRIDWTGTISLAPISSSGSLKVTDGKLSAFWPYVRDAVPLVLEDGSVDLSSDYSLNLNNGTELLLSNTRLKLSSFAIKSPANKPLLRLANLDISDTRVDLAKQQISVGKIRSQKLETWAAREADGQLDWQKLLASQPAKPAQTASAAAPAATPPAPVETTTAATTAQQSAELKVASAGQAKAPSKPWQVILRDVQLRDYQVHLADRAAAPVVKIDLAPLNLDLNDFDSLGTAPFTLKLDTGVNKTGLIKADGQVQLTPTTAKLQVVTRDIDLRLAQTYLSPFVHLELRSGKLASDLAVDLQSVEPLALKIGGQAEINQLHTLDTLKNRDFLKWQQVLVEGLDYQHGQGLVIDQVKLQQPYVRFIINEDLTTNINDLLVPQPASTEPRQAPAKKPLPIRIGGISIKNGSANFADFSLRPNFATAIGQLNGQIGTLDNQSPKTARVDITGKVDKYAPVSIKGQLTPFDPLNSLDIATSFKNVELTTLTPYSGKFAGFRIRKGRLNLDLHYQIEKGQLNAENKLLLEDLQLGEKVDSKDAMDLPIRLAVALLKDSQGNIEIQLPVQGNLNNPEFSVMPIVWKTLRSLVARAAQAPFKFIGGLVSGGSKVDLSTVQFSAGDDQLDGQAQSALNTLASALKERPTLRLEIEGMSAQSSDGPPLAAARLERQYQSTWYKILQRRGDDVPADAGELVVDEDDKAVLLEGIYRVRLKQQPPAEWSKLPDAERSTKMRESVLQSWAQSQQLQRQLAQARAAEIKNYLVERGGLSAERIYLLDVSTTQAIADGRVASTLHLGSE from the coding sequence ATGCTTAAAGGAATAAAGCGCGCTGCCAGCGCCATTGCTATCGCGGTTGCCCTCTACAGCCTGCTGGGGTTCCTCATTCTGCCCGGTATAGGTGTGCGCATCGCCAACCAGCAGCTGACCCAATACGCCGAAGTACCCGCCTCGTTGCAACGCGTGCAATTCAACCCGTTCAGCCTGGAGCTCAGCCTTTGGGGCCTGCAGATTGGCGAAGCCGAACAACAGCAAATTGCCTTCGAGCGCCTGTATGCCAACCTGCAAATCGACAGTCTGTGGACCCGCGTGCTGCATCTGGCCGATATCGAACTGGACAAGCCGCACAGCGAAATACTCTTCGGCAAGGACGGTCGCCTTAACCTGACCCAGCTGTTCAAACTGCCGAGCAGCCCACAAGCGAAAAGCGAAGAATCGCCTAGCGAGCCGTTTGCGCTGCGTATCACGCGCATCAAGTTGAGCGGCGGCAACCTGCACTTTCAGGATCTGCGCCCCAGCGAACCGATCGAATTCATCTACGACGACCTTAATGTTGAGCTGCTCAACCTCAGCACTTTGCCGGATGACAAGGCTGACTTGAGCTTGTTCGCCACCGGGCCAAAGGGCGGTCGCATCGACTGGACCGGCACTATCAGCCTGGCCCCCATCAGCTCCAGCGGCAGCCTGAAGGTCACTGACGGCAAGCTGAGCGCTTTCTGGCCCTACGTACGCGATGCCGTGCCACTGGTTCTCGAAGACGGCAGCGTTGACCTCAGCAGCGATTACAGCCTGAACCTGAATAACGGTACCGAGCTGCTGCTAAGCAACACCCGGCTTAAGCTCAGCAGCTTTGCCATCAAGAGCCCGGCGAACAAACCCCTTCTGCGCCTGGCCAACCTGGATATCAGTGACACCCGTGTCGACCTGGCCAAGCAACAGATCAGCGTCGGTAAAATTCGCAGCCAGAAGCTGGAAACCTGGGCCGCACGCGAGGCCGACGGCCAACTCGACTGGCAAAAGCTACTGGCCAGCCAACCCGCCAAACCCGCTCAAACGGCAAGCGCAGCAGCCCCTGCAGCAACACCACCCGCGCCAGTAGAAACCACTACTGCCGCGACCACCGCACAGCAATCAGCCGAATTAAAAGTCGCCAGTGCCGGGCAAGCGAAAGCGCCAAGCAAACCTTGGCAGGTGATTCTGCGTGACGTGCAATTGCGTGATTACCAGGTACACCTGGCTGATCGCGCGGCCGCCCCTGTAGTTAAAATCGATCTCGCGCCGCTCAACCTCGACCTGAATGACTTTGACAGCCTGGGCACTGCCCCTTTCACCCTCAAGCTCGATACTGGGGTGAACAAAACCGGTCTGATCAAGGCGGACGGCCAGGTACAACTGACACCGACCACGGCCAAGCTACAGGTGGTAACCCGCGATATTGATCTGCGCTTAGCGCAAACCTACCTGAGCCCCTTCGTCCACTTGGAGCTGCGCAGCGGCAAGTTGGCCAGCGATCTCGCCGTTGACCTGCAGAGTGTCGAGCCGCTGGCTTTGAAGATCGGCGGACAAGCCGAGATCAATCAGCTGCACACTCTCGACACCCTGAAAAATCGCGACTTCCTCAAGTGGCAGCAGGTACTGGTCGAAGGCCTCGACTACCAGCATGGCCAGGGTTTAGTGATCGACCAGGTCAAACTGCAGCAACCCTATGTGCGCTTTATCATCAACGAAGACCTGACCACCAATATTAACGATCTACTGGTGCCTCAACCGGCCAGCACCGAGCCACGCCAGGCGCCTGCTAAAAAGCCGCTGCCCATCCGCATCGGCGGCATCAGCATCAAGAACGGCTCGGCCAATTTCGCCGACTTCAGCCTGCGCCCTAATTTTGCCACCGCCATTGGCCAGCTCAACGGCCAGATCGGCACGCTGGATAACCAAAGCCCGAAAACGGCCCGCGTGGACATCACCGGCAAGGTCGATAAATACGCCCCGGTGAGTATCAAGGGGCAGCTCACCCCGTTCGACCCGCTGAACAGCCTGGATATCGCCACCAGCTTCAAGAATGTCGAACTGACTACCCTGACGCCCTACTCCGGCAAGTTCGCCGGTTTTCGCATCCGCAAGGGTCGCCTCAATCTCGACCTGCATTACCAGATCGAGAAAGGCCAGCTCAATGCGGAGAACAAGCTGCTGCTCGAAGACCTGCAACTGGGCGAAAAAGTCGACAGCAAGGACGCCATGGACCTGCCCATCCGCCTGGCCGTGGCCTTACTCAAAGACAGCCAAGGCAATATCGAGATCCAGCTACCGGTACAGGGCAACCTCAACAACCCTGAATTCAGCGTGATGCCAATCGTCTGGAAGACCCTGCGCAGCCTGGTAGCGCGCGCGGCGCAGGCTCCGTTTAAATTTATTGGTGGCCTGGTCAGCGGCGGCAGCAAGGTCGACCTCAGCACCGTGCAGTTCAGCGCCGGAGATGACCAGCTCGACGGCCAGGCACAAAGCGCCCTGAACACCCTAGCCAGCGCCTTGAAGGAGCGCCCCACTCTGCGCCTGGAGATCGAAGGCATGAGCGCCCAGAGCAGTGATGGCCCACCACTGGCGGCCGCGCGCCTGGAGCGCCAATACCAAAGTACCTGGTACAAAATACTGCAGCGGCGTGGCGATGACGTACCTGCCGACGCTGGCGAACTGGTGGTGGATGAAGACGACAAAGCCGTACTGCTCGAAGGCATCTACCGTGTTCGCCTGAAGCAGCAACCGCCGGCAGAGTGGAGCAAACTGCCCGACGCAGAACGCAGCACGAAAATGCGCGAAAGCGTGCTGCAATCCTGGGCGCAGAGCCAACAACTGCAGCGACAACTGGCCCAGGCGCGAGCAGCAGAAATAAAGAACTACTTGGTTGAGCGTGGCGGCCTGAGCGCCGAACGGATTTATCTACTGGATGTCAGTACTACTCAAGCGATAGCCGATGGTCGCGTAGCAAGCACGCTGCACCTCGGCAGCGAGTAA
- the truB gene encoding tRNA pseudouridine(55) synthase TruB: MAQVKRIRRAVDGIILLDKPKGFSSNAALQKVRWLLNAEKAGHTGSLDPLATGVLPLCFGEATKFSQYLLDADKGYETLMQLGVTTTTADAEGEVLERRPVTVGRADIDAVLPQFRGQISQIPPMYSALKRDGQPLYKLARAGEVVEREPRSVTIARLELLGCEAEQARLAVDCSKGTYIRTLVEDIGHLLGCGAHVAELRRTKAGPFDLSRTVTLEELERVHAEGGNEAVDQFLLPADSGLQHWPLLQFSEHSSFYWLQGQPVRAPDAPKFGMVRVQDHNGRFIGIGEVSEDGRIAPRRLIATKA, from the coding sequence GTGGCTCAGGTGAAACGTATTCGTCGTGCCGTCGATGGCATCATCCTGCTGGATAAGCCCAAAGGCTTTAGCTCCAATGCTGCGCTGCAAAAGGTGCGCTGGTTGCTGAATGCCGAGAAGGCTGGGCATACCGGTAGCCTCGACCCATTGGCTACCGGCGTCTTGCCGTTGTGCTTTGGTGAGGCGACCAAGTTTTCCCAGTACCTGCTGGATGCCGATAAAGGCTACGAGACGCTGATGCAATTGGGTGTGACCACCACCACGGCAGATGCCGAGGGTGAAGTGCTAGAACGTCGCCCAGTGACCGTTGGTCGTGCCGATATCGATGCTGTTCTGCCGCAGTTTCGCGGTCAAATCAGTCAGATACCGCCGATGTACTCGGCGCTCAAGCGCGATGGTCAACCGCTTTACAAGCTGGCCCGTGCCGGTGAAGTAGTGGAGCGCGAGCCGCGTTCTGTTACTATTGCGCGCTTGGAATTACTAGGCTGCGAGGCGGAGCAGGCGCGCCTGGCGGTCGATTGCAGCAAAGGCACCTATATCCGTACTCTGGTCGAAGACATCGGCCACTTGCTCGGTTGCGGTGCACATGTTGCAGAACTACGCAGAACCAAGGCTGGCCCGTTCGACTTGAGCCGCACCGTGACGCTCGAAGAGCTGGAACGTGTGCATGCTGAAGGCGGTAACGAGGCGGTCGATCAGTTCTTGCTGCCGGCCGACAGTGGCTTGCAGCATTGGCCGCTGCTGCAGTTCTCCGAGCACAGTTCGTTCTACTGGTTGCAAGGGCAGCCGGTACGCGCACCGGACGCGCCGAAGTTCGGCATGGTACGGGTGCAAGATCACAATGGTCGCTTTATCGGTATCGGTGAAGTGAGCGAAGACGGGCGCATTGCGCCGCGTCGATTGATTGCAACCAAGGCGTAG
- a CDS encoding DUF2845 domain-containing protein — protein sequence MRTLTTTLLLALIGAAPVALAESLRCGSQLVSLDDRRFEVLQKCGKPAFRDVVGYALSANERREYQIEEWVYGPSNGMLSILTFEGSRLRAIERRRNR from the coding sequence ATGCGCACACTGACTACAACGCTGTTACTCGCCCTGATCGGCGCAGCGCCGGTGGCCCTGGCTGAGAGCCTGCGCTGCGGCAGCCAACTGGTGAGCCTGGATGACCGGCGCTTTGAAGTGCTGCAAAAATGCGGCAAACCGGCTTTCCGCGACGTTGTCGGCTATGCCCTCAGCGCCAACGAGCGGCGTGAATACCAGATCGAAGAGTGGGTATACGGTCCTAGCAACGGCATGCTGAGCATTCTGACTTTCGAAGGCAGCCGCTTGCGTGCCATCGAACGGCGGCGCAACCGCTAG
- a CDS encoding CsbD family protein yields MNADVIKGKWKQLNGRIKERWGNLTDDDLDVAEGHSEYLAGKLQERYGWSKEKAQDELRDFSSKL; encoded by the coding sequence ATGAACGCTGATGTCATTAAAGGTAAATGGAAGCAGCTCAATGGCCGCATCAAGGAGCGTTGGGGCAACCTGACGGATGATGACCTGGATGTTGCCGAAGGCCACAGCGAGTACTTGGCCGGCAAGCTGCAGGAACGATACGGGTGGAGCAAGGAGAAGGCTCAGGACGAGCTGCGTGATTTCAGCAGCAAGCTGTAG
- the rbfA gene encoding 30S ribosome-binding factor RbfA, with product MAKEFSRAQRIGDQIQRELAQLIRLEVKDPRLGGLVTITAVEVSRDSSHAKVFVTVMGAGEPEEGVDPVAQSIKVLNDASGFLRMQLGRAMKLRSVPNLRFHYDESVIRGAQLSALIERAVSQDRQHDDDSAEPKE from the coding sequence ATGGCCAAAGAATTTAGCCGGGCCCAGCGCATCGGCGACCAGATACAGCGCGAACTGGCGCAGTTGATCCGCCTGGAAGTCAAAGACCCGCGTCTTGGCGGCCTGGTGACCATCACGGCGGTGGAGGTCAGTCGTGACTCCAGTCATGCCAAGGTGTTCGTCACCGTGATGGGCGCTGGCGAGCCTGAAGAGGGTGTTGATCCCGTTGCGCAGAGCATCAAGGTGCTCAACGACGCCAGTGGCTTCCTGCGTATGCAGTTGGGCCGCGCGATGAAGCTGCGCAGCGTGCCGAACCTGCGTTTCCATTACGACGAAAGCGTGATTCGTGGTGCGCAGCTGTCGGCACTGATCGAGCGGGCAGTCAGCCAAGACCGTCAGCACGATGACGATTCGGCTGAGCCCAAGGAGTAA
- a CDS encoding BON domain-containing protein: protein MKQPIKHVASATLTATALSLLLAGPVLADTRSAVQPTMLAASETMNATEDAVTDTWITSKVKSTFLADSELSGIDIKVETNQGVVSLSGVVATEAERELAVAKAKQIKGVTAVAGEALKTAN, encoded by the coding sequence ATGAAACAGCCAATCAAGCACGTTGCCAGCGCCACTCTGACCGCCACTGCCCTGAGCCTGTTATTGGCCGGGCCGGTTCTTGCTGACACCCGCAGTGCCGTGCAGCCGACCATGTTGGCCGCCAGTGAAACCATGAACGCCACGGAAGACGCCGTCACCGATACCTGGATTACCAGCAAAGTGAAGTCGACCTTTCTGGCGGACAGTGAGCTGAGCGGTATCGACATCAAAGTCGAAACTAACCAGGGCGTAGTCAGCCTCTCGGGTGTTGTCGCCACCGAGGCTGAGCGTGAGCTTGCCGTGGCTAAGGCTAAACAAATCAAAGGTGTGACCGCTGTTGCTGGCGAAGCCCTAAAAACCGCGAACTAA
- the rpsO gene encoding 30S ribosomal protein S15: protein MALSVEEKAQIVTDYKQAEGDTGSPEVQVALLTANINKLQGHFKANGKDHHSRRGLIRMVNQRRKLLDYLKGKEVARYTALIGRLGLRR from the coding sequence ATGGCACTCAGCGTTGAAGAAAAAGCTCAAATCGTTACCGACTACAAGCAAGCTGAAGGCGACACTGGTAGCCCGGAAGTGCAGGTTGCACTGCTGACCGCCAACATCAACAAGCTGCAGGGTCACTTCAAGGCCAACGGTAAAGACCACCACTCGCGTCGTGGCCTGATCCGTATGGTAAACCAGCGTCGTAAGCTGCTGGATTACCTGAAAGGTAAGGAAGTTGCTCGTTACACCGCTTTGATCGGTCGCCTGGGTCTGCGTCGCTAA
- the pnp gene encoding polyribonucleotide nucleotidyltransferase — protein MNPVIKKFQFGQSTVTLETGRIARQASGSVLVTVDDDVAVLVAVTGAKTADPSKGFFPLSVHYQEKTYAAGKIPGGFFKREARPSEKETLTSRLIDRPIRPLFPEGFQNEVQVICTVISTSKKTDPDIAAMIGTSAALAISGIPFNGPIGAARVAFHPETGYLLNPNYEQLKASSLDMVVAGTKDAVLMVESEAKELTEDQMLGAVLFAHDEFQVVIDAIAELAAEAAKPTWDWQPKAENTALLNAIRGEFGDAISQAYTITIKHERYARLGELRNEVVAKFSGEEGQPSAGEVKEIFGEIEYRTVRENIVNGKQRIDGRDTRTVRGLNIEVGVLDKTHGSALFTRGETQALVVATLGTARDAQLLDTLEGERKDPFMLHYNFPPYSVGECGRMGATGRREIGHGRLARRSIAAMLPAADVFPYTIRVVSEITESNGSSSMASVCGASLALMDAGVPMKAPVAGIAMGLVKEGEKFAVLTDILGDEDHLGDMDFKVAGTDKGVTALQMDIKIQGITEEIMEIALNQALEARLNILGQMNQVIAQSRTELSANAPTMIAMKIDQDKIRDVIGKGGATIRAICEETKASIDIEDDGSIKIFGETKDAAEAARQRVLGITAEAEIGKIYIGKVERIVDFGAFVNILPGKDGLVHISMLSDARVEKVTDILKEGEEVEVLVLDVDNRGRIKLSIKDVAAAKASGA, from the coding sequence GTGAACCCGGTAATCAAGAAGTTTCAATTCGGTCAGTCGACCGTAACCCTCGAGACTGGCCGTATCGCCCGTCAAGCCTCAGGCTCCGTGCTGGTCACCGTTGATGACGACGTGGCCGTACTGGTTGCTGTCACTGGCGCCAAGACTGCTGACCCGAGCAAAGGCTTTTTCCCGCTGTCCGTGCACTATCAGGAAAAAACCTACGCAGCCGGTAAAATTCCAGGCGGCTTCTTCAAGCGTGAAGCACGCCCAAGCGAAAAAGAAACCCTGACCTCGCGCCTGATCGACCGTCCGATCCGTCCGCTGTTCCCAGAGGGTTTCCAGAACGAAGTGCAGGTTATCTGCACCGTGATCTCGACCAGCAAGAAGACCGATCCGGACATCGCGGCGATGATCGGTACCTCGGCGGCTCTGGCTATCTCTGGTATTCCGTTCAACGGCCCGATCGGCGCCGCGCGCGTTGCCTTCCACCCGGAAACCGGCTACCTGCTGAACCCCAACTACGAGCAGCTCAAGGCTTCCAGCCTGGACATGGTCGTAGCCGGTACCAAAGACGCCGTGCTGATGGTTGAATCGGAAGCCAAAGAGCTGACCGAAGACCAGATGTTGGGCGCTGTACTGTTCGCCCACGACGAATTCCAAGTTGTGATTGACGCTATTGCCGAGTTGGCTGCTGAAGCCGCCAAGCCTACTTGGGACTGGCAGCCAAAGGCTGAGAACACCGCGCTGCTCAACGCCATCCGCGGCGAGTTCGGCGATGCCATCTCGCAGGCCTACACCATCACCATCAAGCACGAGCGTTATGCCCGTCTGGGTGAGCTGCGTAACGAAGTCGTTGCCAAGTTCTCCGGTGAAGAGGGTCAGCCATCGGCCGGCGAAGTTAAAGAAATCTTCGGCGAAATCGAATACCGCACCGTGCGCGAGAACATCGTTAACGGCAAGCAGCGTATCGACGGCCGTGACACCCGCACTGTGCGTGGCCTGAACATCGAAGTTGGGGTGCTGGACAAGACCCACGGTTCGGCGTTGTTTACCCGTGGTGAAACTCAGGCGCTGGTGGTTGCCACCCTCGGTACCGCACGTGACGCCCAGCTGCTCGACACCCTTGAAGGCGAGCGTAAAGACCCCTTCATGCTGCACTACAACTTCCCGCCGTACTCGGTCGGTGAGTGTGGTCGTATGGGCGCTACTGGCCGCCGCGAAATCGGTCATGGCCGTCTGGCGCGTCGCTCCATCGCCGCCATGCTGCCGGCTGCTGACGTGTTCCCGTACACCATCCGTGTGGTCTCGGAAATCACCGAATCCAACGGTTCCAGCTCCATGGCCTCGGTTTGCGGTGCTTCCCTGGCTCTGATGGACGCTGGTGTGCCGATGAAGGCGCCGGTTGCCGGTATTGCCATGGGTCTGGTTAAAGAAGGCGAGAAGTTCGCGGTACTGACCGACATCCTCGGTGACGAAGATCACCTCGGTGACATGGACTTCAAGGTGGCCGGTACTGACAAGGGCGTTACCGCTCTGCAGATGGACATCAAGATCCAGGGCATCACCGAAGAGATCATGGAAATCGCGCTGAATCAGGCGCTTGAAGCGCGCCTGAATATCCTTGGCCAGATGAACCAGGTGATTGCTCAGTCGCGTACCGAGCTGTCGGCCAACGCGCCAACCATGATCGCGATGAAGATCGACCAGGACAAGATTCGCGACGTGATCGGTAAAGGTGGTGCAACCATCCGTGCCATCTGCGAAGAAACCAAGGCTTCGATCGACATCGAAGACGACGGCAGCATCAAGATCTTCGGCGAAACCAAGGACGCGGCAGAGGCAGCACGCCAGCGTGTTCTGGGGATCACCGCAGAAGCCGAGATCGGCAAGATCTACATCGGCAAGGTTGAGCGTATCGTTGACTTCGGTGCCTTCGTTAACATCCTGCCGGGCAAAGACGGTCTGGTACACATCTCCATGCTCAGCGATGCGCGTGTTGAGAAGGTGACCGACATTCTTAAGGAAGGCGAGGAAGTTGAAGTGTTGGTACTGGACGTGGATAACCGCGGTCGTATCAAGCTGTCCATCAAGGACGTCGCTGCTGCCAAGGCGTCGGGTGCTTAA
- the infB gene encoding translation initiation factor IF-2 — MTQVTVKELAQVVNTPVERLLQQMREAGLPHMSAEQAVTDSEKQALLAHLKSSHGDSKTEEPRKITLQRKTTSTLRAGNSKTISVEVRKKKTFVKRSAEEIEAEKQRELAEQRAVAEAARVKVEEEAKRRAAEEAQRAAPAGGAAAVEATPAAAAVERPVVAAPAAEERKKEEPRRPDKARNDDADRRGGERKTTQHRPSVKEKAPAPRVAPRTTDEESDNFRRGGRGKGKLKKRNAHGFQSPTGPVVRDVAIGETITVGDLANQMSVKAAEVIKFMFKMGTPVTINQVLDQETAQLIAEELGHKVKLVSDNALEDSLAESLKFEGESFSRAPVVTVMGHVDHGKTSLLDYIRRAKVAAGEAGGITQHIGAYHVETERGMVTFLDTPGHAAFTAMRARGAKATDIVILVVAADDGVMPQTIEAVQHAKAAGVPLVVAVNKIDKPGADLDRIRSELSVHGVTSEEWGGDTPFVPVSAKAGTGVDELLEAVLLQAEILELKATPTAPGRGVVVESRLDKGRGPVATVLVQDGTLRQGDMVLIGSNYGRIRAMLDENGKAIKEAGPSIPVEILGLDGTPEAGDDMSVLSDEKKAREVALFRQGKFREVKLARAHAGKLENIFENMGQEEKKTLNIVLKSDVRGSLEALQGSLGGLGNDEVQVRVVGGGVGGITESDANLALASNAVLFGFNVRADAGARKIVEQEGLDMRYYNVIYDIIEDVKKALTGMLGSDVRENILGVAEVRDVFRSPKFGAIAGCMVIEGTVHRNRPIRVLRDDVVIFEGELESLRRFKDDAAEVRNGMECGIGVKSYNDVKVGDKIEVFEKVQVARSL, encoded by the coding sequence AGGCAGGTTTGCCGCACATGAGCGCTGAGCAAGCGGTCACTGACAGTGAGAAGCAGGCCCTGTTGGCCCACCTCAAGAGCAGTCACGGCGACAGCAAAACAGAAGAGCCGCGCAAGATTACCTTGCAGCGCAAAACCACCAGCACCCTGCGCGCTGGCAATAGCAAGACCATCAGCGTTGAAGTGCGCAAGAAGAAGACCTTCGTCAAGCGCAGCGCTGAAGAAATCGAAGCTGAAAAGCAGCGGGAACTGGCTGAGCAGCGTGCGGTGGCTGAAGCTGCACGGGTAAAAGTTGAAGAAGAAGCCAAGCGTCGCGCCGCAGAAGAAGCGCAGCGAGCGGCTCCTGCTGGCGGCGCTGCAGCGGTGGAAGCGACTCCGGCTGCTGCAGCGGTTGAACGGCCAGTAGTGGCTGCCCCTGCTGCAGAAGAGCGCAAGAAAGAAGAACCGCGTCGCCCAGATAAAGCACGCAATGATGATGCTGACCGTCGTGGTGGTGAGCGTAAAACCACTCAGCATCGCCCGAGTGTTAAGGAAAAAGCGCCTGCTCCGCGTGTTGCCCCGCGTACCACCGACGAGGAAAGCGATAACTTCCGTCGCGGCGGTCGTGGCAAAGGCAAGCTGAAGAAGCGCAATGCGCACGGCTTCCAGAGCCCAACCGGCCCTGTAGTACGTGACGTGGCAATCGGCGAAACCATCACTGTTGGCGATCTTGCCAATCAGATGTCGGTTAAGGCGGCTGAAGTCATCAAGTTCATGTTCAAAATGGGCACCCCGGTGACCATCAACCAGGTACTGGATCAGGAAACTGCCCAGTTGATCGCCGAAGAGCTGGGTCACAAGGTCAAGCTGGTTAGCGACAACGCCCTGGAAGATTCCCTGGCCGAGTCCTTGAAGTTTGAGGGTGAGTCGTTCTCCCGTGCGCCGGTTGTGACCGTAATGGGCCACGTTGACCACGGTAAAACCTCGCTACTCGACTACATTCGTCGTGCCAAGGTTGCTGCTGGCGAAGCCGGTGGTATCACCCAGCATATCGGTGCGTACCACGTTGAAACCGAGCGCGGCATGGTCACCTTCCTCGACACCCCGGGCCACGCGGCGTTTACCGCAATGCGTGCCCGTGGTGCCAAGGCAACCGATATCGTGATCCTGGTTGTTGCAGCCGACGACGGCGTGATGCCGCAGACCATTGAAGCTGTTCAGCACGCTAAGGCGGCTGGTGTGCCGCTGGTGGTTGCAGTGAACAAGATCGACAAGCCGGGCGCTGATCTCGATCGCATCCGTAGTGAATTGTCGGTTCACGGCGTGACGTCGGAAGAGTGGGGTGGTGATACGCCGTTCGTTCCTGTCTCGGCCAAAGCCGGTACCGGTGTCGATGAGCTGCTGGAAGCCGTATTGCTGCAGGCTGAGATTCTTGAGCTGAAAGCCACACCGACGGCCCCAGGTCGCGGTGTAGTGGTTGAATCGCGCCTCGATAAAGGCCGCGGTCCGGTTGCCACCGTACTGGTTCAAGACGGTACCCTGCGCCAAGGCGACATGGTGCTGATCGGTTCCAACTACGGCCGAATCCGCGCCATGCTTGATGAAAACGGCAAGGCCATTAAAGAAGCAGGCCCGTCGATCCCGGTCGAGATTCTCGGTCTGGACGGCACGCCGGAAGCTGGCGATGACATGAGCGTGCTGTCTGACGAGAAGAAAGCCCGCGAAGTCGCGCTGTTCCGTCAAGGCAAGTTCCGCGAAGTTAAGCTGGCCCGTGCTCACGCCGGCAAGCTGGAAAATATCTTCGAGAACATGGGCCAGGAAGAGAAGAAGACGCTTAACATCGTCCTCAAATCTGACGTGCGTGGTTCGCTTGAAGCGCTGCAGGGTTCGCTCGGCGGCCTGGGTAACGATGAAGTGCAAGTGCGTGTGGTCGGTGGCGGCGTCGGTGGTATCACCGAATCCGATGCCAACCTGGCGCTGGCCTCCAACGCTGTTCTGTTCGGCTTCAATGTGCGTGCCGATGCCGGTGCGCGCAAGATCGTCGAGCAGGAAGGTCTGGATATGCGTTACTACAACGTGATCTACGACATCATTGAAGACGTCAAGAAAGCCCTGACCGGCATGCTCGGCAGCGATGTTCGCGAGAACATTCTGGGTGTCGCTGAAGTGCGTGACGTGTTCCGTTCGCCGAAGTTCGGCGCGATCGCCGGTTGTATGGTGATCGAGGGTACGGTTCACCGTAACCGTCCGATCCGCGTACTGCGTGACGACGTGGTGATCTTCGAAGGCGAGCTGGAATCCCTGCGTCGCTTCAAAGACGATGCGGCCGAAGTGCGTAACGGCATGGAGTGCGGTATCGGCGTGAAGAGCTACAACGACGTTAAGGTCGGCGACAAGATCGAAGTGTTCGAGAAAGTCCAAGTGGCCCGTAGCTTGTAA
- a CDS encoding DUF2845 domain-containing protein, translating into MKKLLCSLLLALPIAAQASSTLRCGSALISLNDSTRIVSSKCGNPISREFIGYREVLDEYGFYHEVAVEEWAYGPRNGMYHFLRFEGNRLIKIDSKRGQ; encoded by the coding sequence ATGAAAAAGCTGCTCTGCAGCCTGCTGCTTGCTCTGCCGATTGCCGCGCAGGCTTCTTCGACCTTGCGCTGCGGGAGCGCACTGATCAGCTTGAATGACTCGACCCGCATCGTCAGCAGCAAGTGCGGTAACCCCATCAGCCGTGAGTTTATCGGCTACCGCGAGGTGCTCGATGAATACGGCTTTTACCATGAAGTCGCCGTAGAAGAATGGGCCTATGGGCCGCGCAACGGCATGTACCATTTTCTGCGCTTCGAAGGTAACCGTCTGATCAAGATCGACAGCAAACGCGGCCAGTAA